One part of the Streptomyces sp. NBC_00286 genome encodes these proteins:
- a CDS encoding DUF3040 domain-containing protein translates to MNPEMDDGRIIAQLERRLAQDDPELAATMDALNQQFPDAAQAQSDDGLEEEEKQRNRWVTAATVFAIIAFLGICVTAVLNSDGYRSDQDPGSPRSPGTGVQSERRTPSSTPPRQRLPGRGTGLLPTDPPSAYPGGIRART, encoded by the coding sequence ATGAATCCCGAGATGGACGACGGACGCATCATCGCGCAGCTCGAACGACGCCTTGCCCAGGACGATCCCGAACTGGCCGCGACCATGGACGCGCTCAACCAGCAGTTCCCCGATGCGGCACAAGCACAGTCGGACGACGGCCTTGAGGAAGAAGAGAAGCAGCGCAACCGGTGGGTGACCGCCGCCACGGTGTTCGCCATCATCGCTTTCCTGGGCATCTGCGTCACCGCGGTGTTGAACAGCGATGGGTACCGGTCCGACCAGGACCCGGGATCCCCGCGTAGCCCTGGTACGGGCGTTCAGAGCGAGCGACGAACTCCGTCGAGCACACCGCCACGGCAACGGCTCCCGGGCCGCGGCACCGGACTTCTGCCCACCGACCCACCGAGCGCCTATCCGGGAGGAATCCGTGCGCGCACGTGA
- a CDS encoding CBS domain-containing protein encodes MRARDLAEPYVSASKNADAIEAVRLIVERSPPGLLVMDAVGQPYTALPVCDVVRTLLPGYVQEDGGLARVIDERHADHFCRALRGRTVADCLPAQRPFLPTAAPDWTAVEIAELMARSRSPLIAVVERSDEDPGRLLGVVTAARLLERLLQAV; translated from the coding sequence GTGCGCGCACGTGATCTCGCAGAGCCATACGTCTCGGCCAGCAAGAACGCCGATGCGATCGAGGCCGTGCGCCTGATCGTGGAGCGGAGCCCGCCCGGTCTGCTGGTGATGGACGCCGTGGGGCAGCCGTACACGGCCCTGCCTGTCTGTGACGTGGTCAGGACACTGCTTCCGGGCTACGTCCAGGAAGACGGTGGACTGGCCCGGGTGATCGACGAGCGGCATGCCGATCACTTCTGCCGTGCCCTGCGCGGGCGTACGGTCGCCGACTGCCTCCCTGCTCAACGCCCGTTCCTGCCCACCGCCGCTCCCGACTGGACAGCCGTCGAGATCGCGGAGCTGATGGCCCGCAGCCGAAGCCCTCTCATCGCCGTGGTCGAACGGTCCGACGAAGATCCGGGCCGCCTACTCGGCGTGGTCACGGCCGCGCGCCTCCTCGAGCGTCTCCTCCAGGCCGTCTGA
- a CDS encoding NfeD family protein, with translation MPWYVWLFAAAALGAAEFFTLTLVFGLLAGAALVAAVVAGVGVGLLGQLLALGAAAAAGFLIVRPIALRHMAQQPLTYEGSDALIGKQAEVMQEVTATRGLIKLSGEEWSARALDESLVIPVGALVDVMEIEGATAVVYPRELLP, from the coding sequence ATGCCGTGGTACGTATGGCTGTTCGCCGCCGCGGCACTGGGTGCCGCGGAGTTCTTCACGCTGACACTGGTCTTCGGGTTGCTGGCGGGCGCCGCGTTGGTTGCCGCCGTAGTCGCCGGTGTGGGAGTCGGCCTTCTCGGCCAGCTCCTGGCCCTGGGGGCGGCAGCGGCAGCGGGCTTTCTCATCGTCCGCCCGATCGCGCTGCGGCATATGGCACAGCAACCCCTCACCTACGAGGGCAGCGATGCGCTGATCGGCAAGCAGGCCGAGGTCATGCAGGAGGTCACCGCGACCCGCGGCCTGATCAAACTGTCCGGCGAGGAGTGGTCCGCCCGCGCCCTCGACGAGAGCCTGGTGATCCCGGTGGGAGCGCTGGTGGACGTCATGGAGATCGAAGGCGCCACGGCCGTCGTCTACCCCCGCGAACTTCTTCCATGA
- a CDS encoding SRPBCC family protein, with protein MTGRPARAAAWTAGAAAVVAGGYAGLVSGALPLDMGVGRCIRPLGPQTLHVAAPRDIVFEVIAQPYLGRATRAMREKVQVIERGSDMVLAAHVTPLAGGRIKAVTVETVRFTRPERVDFRLVRGPVPHVVEAFLLTEQAAGTRLVYEGELGTDLWRAGAWWGEKVAARWEAAVAGSLAAVKEEAERRARR; from the coding sequence GTGACCGGCCGCCCGGCCCGGGCCGCCGCCTGGACCGCCGGGGCCGCGGCCGTCGTCGCGGGCGGGTATGCCGGGCTGGTCAGCGGCGCGCTCCCGCTCGATATGGGTGTAGGCCGGTGCATCCGGCCGCTTGGCCCACAGACGCTGCATGTCGCCGCGCCCCGGGACATCGTGTTCGAGGTGATCGCCCAGCCGTATCTGGGGCGGGCCACGCGGGCGATGCGGGAGAAGGTCCAGGTCATCGAGCGTGGCAGCGACATGGTGCTGGCCGCCCACGTCACGCCGCTGGCCGGCGGCAGGATCAAGGCCGTGACGGTGGAGACTGTGCGGTTCACCCGGCCCGAGCGCGTCGACTTCCGGCTGGTGCGCGGACCGGTCCCGCATGTGGTCGAAGCCTTCCTCCTGACCGAGCAGGCGGCGGGCACCCGCTTGGTGTATGAGGGAGAGCTGGGCACGGACCTGTGGCGGGCCGGAGCCTGGTGGGGTGAGAAGGTGGCCGCCCGCTGGGAGGCGGCCGTCGCCGGATCGCTCGCCGCGGTCAAGGAGGAGGCGGAGCGCAGGGCCCGGCGCTGA
- a CDS encoding MerR family transcriptional regulator: protein MTDQRQMQIGEVAERTGLSLRTIRHYEEVGLVIPSARSKGGFRLYTESDVERLMVIRRMKPLDFSLEEMRDLLEITDRLAASDNPPSGEELERLRERLDSYRKVADARCETLRARLEMAEDFAATLRRRLQADARAGA from the coding sequence ATGACGGATCAGCGGCAGATGCAGATCGGCGAAGTGGCCGAACGGACCGGTTTGTCGCTGCGCACCATCCGGCACTACGAGGAAGTCGGCCTCGTCATCCCCTCGGCCCGCAGCAAGGGCGGCTTCCGGCTGTATACCGAGTCCGATGTCGAGCGGCTGATGGTGATCCGCCGGATGAAGCCGCTGGACTTCTCCCTGGAGGAGATGCGCGACCTGCTGGAGATCACAGACCGGCTCGCCGCCTCCGACAACCCGCCCTCCGGCGAGGAGCTGGAGCGCCTGCGGGAGCGGCTCGACTCCTACCGCAAGGTGGCCGACGCCCGCTGCGAGACCCTGCGGGCCCGCCTGGAGATGGCCGAGGACTTCGCCGCCACACTGCGCCGCCGCTTGCAGGCGGACGCCCGCGCAGGCGCCTGA
- a CDS encoding glucose 1-dehydrogenase, with the protein MRALTVRPGEKESVEVRDVPDVVPAAGELLVQGLAVGVCGTDKEIVRGEYGWAPPGREWLVLGHESLGRVRQAPPGSDFSAGDLVAGVVRRPDPEPCGACARGEFDMCRNGRYTERGIKEIDGYGAQAWCVEADYAVKLEPHLEHVGVLMEPTTVVAKAWEQVERVGARSWFEPRRALVTGAGPIGLLAALVGTQRGLEVHVLDRVTEGPKPALVRDLGATYHAEDIEQVVSAVCPDVVIEATGANEPVLASLTGTAPYGVVCLTGVSPAGRRMTVDAGAINREIVLQNDAVVGSVNANLRHYLQAADALAKADLPWLERMITREVPLERATEAFIPQRDDVKVVIEL; encoded by the coding sequence ATGCGTGCATTGACCGTGCGGCCCGGTGAGAAGGAATCCGTAGAGGTACGGGATGTGCCTGACGTCGTCCCGGCAGCCGGCGAGCTGCTGGTGCAGGGCCTGGCGGTGGGGGTGTGCGGAACGGACAAGGAGATCGTCCGGGGAGAGTACGGCTGGGCTCCTCCGGGGCGTGAGTGGCTGGTCCTGGGGCATGAGTCCCTCGGCCGGGTGCGGCAGGCGCCGCCCGGCAGCGACTTCTCGGCCGGTGACCTGGTCGCCGGGGTGGTGCGCCGACCGGACCCCGAGCCGTGCGGGGCCTGCGCACGCGGAGAATTCGACATGTGCCGCAACGGCCGCTACACCGAACGCGGCATCAAAGAGATCGACGGCTACGGCGCGCAGGCGTGGTGCGTGGAAGCCGACTACGCGGTCAAGCTGGAGCCGCACCTGGAGCACGTCGGGGTGCTGATGGAGCCGACCACCGTGGTGGCGAAGGCATGGGAACAGGTCGAGCGTGTCGGAGCGCGTTCGTGGTTCGAGCCTCGTCGCGCCCTGGTGACCGGTGCAGGGCCCATCGGTCTGCTGGCTGCCCTCGTGGGCACACAGCGCGGACTGGAGGTGCATGTGCTCGACCGGGTGACCGAAGGGCCCAAGCCCGCTCTGGTACGGGACTTGGGAGCCACTTACCACGCAGAGGACATCGAGCAGGTCGTCTCCGCCGTGTGCCCGGATGTCGTCATCGAAGCCACGGGCGCGAACGAGCCCGTCCTCGCCTCCCTGACGGGCACCGCACCCTACGGGGTCGTGTGCCTGACCGGTGTGTCGCCCGCCGGCCGCAGGATGACCGTGGACGCGGGCGCCATCAACAGGGAGATCGTGCTGCAGAACGACGCGGTCGTGGGCTCGGTCAACGCCAACCTGCGTCACTACCTCCAAGCTGCCGACGCGCTGGCCAAGGCCGACCTGCCATGGCTTGAACGCATGATCACCCGGGAGGTGCCGCTGGAGCGTGCAACGGAGGCGTTCATCCCACAACGGGACGACGTCAAGGTCGTCATCGAGCTGTAG
- a CDS encoding SulP family inorganic anion transporter → MSSLLPAAPKFRLSKPDWLDSPKVLRTEVLAGLVVALALIPEAISFSIIAGVDPAVGLFASFTMAVVISVVGGRKAMISAATGAIALVIAPLNREHGLGYLVAAVILGGVFQVILGALGVAKLMRFVPRSVMVGFVNALAILIFMAQVPELTGVPWMVYPLVIGGLALMVFFPKVTTVVPAPLVSIVILTVITVAAGIAVPTVGDKGDLPSSLPVPGLPDVPFTMDTLTTIAPYAFAMALVGLMESLMTAKLVDDITDTHSGKTRESIGQGIANIVTGFFGGMGGCAMIGQTMINVRVSGARTRLSTFLAGSFLMVLCIAFGPVVSDIPMAALVAVMIMVSVATFDWHSIAPKTVKRMPLGEMTVMVVTVACVVATHNLAIGVVVGCITAMVIFAKRVAHMVNVSGVVDPDGNQVVYAVTGELFFASSNDLVYQFNYKDDPDDVVIDLSDAHIWDASSVAALDAVETKYAQRGKKVTIIGLNKPSADMHGRLAGQLTGSH, encoded by the coding sequence ATGTCCTCATTGCTGCCCGCAGCCCCGAAGTTCCGCCTGTCCAAACCCGACTGGCTCGACTCCCCGAAGGTCCTGCGCACCGAGGTGCTGGCCGGTCTGGTTGTCGCCCTGGCCCTGATCCCCGAGGCGATCTCCTTCTCCATCATCGCCGGGGTCGACCCGGCGGTCGGCCTGTTCGCCTCCTTCACGATGGCCGTCGTCATCTCGGTCGTGGGCGGCCGCAAGGCCATGATCTCCGCGGCGACCGGCGCGATCGCCCTGGTCATCGCCCCGCTCAACCGGGAACACGGGCTGGGCTACCTCGTTGCGGCGGTGATCCTCGGCGGAGTCTTCCAGGTGATCCTGGGCGCGCTCGGTGTGGCCAAGCTCATGCGGTTTGTGCCGCGCAGTGTCATGGTCGGCTTCGTCAACGCCCTCGCCATCCTGATCTTCATGGCGCAGGTGCCGGAGCTGACGGGCGTGCCGTGGATGGTCTACCCGCTAGTCATCGGCGGCTTGGCGCTGATGGTGTTCTTCCCCAAGGTCACCACGGTCGTCCCGGCTCCGCTGGTCTCCATCGTCATCCTGACGGTGATCACTGTGGCGGCCGGGATCGCGGTGCCGACCGTCGGTGACAAGGGCGACCTGCCGTCCTCCCTCCCCGTGCCGGGCCTGCCCGATGTGCCCTTCACGATGGACACGCTGACCACCATCGCCCCGTACGCGTTCGCCATGGCGCTGGTCGGACTGATGGAGTCGCTGATGACGGCCAAGCTGGTCGACGACATCACCGACACTCACTCGGGCAAGACCCGCGAGTCGATCGGTCAGGGCATCGCCAACATCGTCACCGGCTTCTTCGGCGGCATGGGCGGCTGTGCCATGATCGGCCAGACCATGATCAACGTACGGGTCTCCGGGGCCCGCACCCGCCTGTCGACGTTCCTGGCGGGGTCCTTCCTGATGGTGCTGTGCATCGCCTTCGGCCCGGTTGTCTCCGACATCCCGATGGCCGCCCTGGTCGCCGTCATGATCATGGTGTCGGTGGCCACCTTCGACTGGCACTCCATCGCCCCCAAGACCGTCAAGCGGATGCCGCTCGGCGAGATGACCGTCATGGTCGTCACGGTCGCGTGTGTGGTCGCCACCCACAACCTGGCCATCGGCGTCGTCGTGGGCTGCATCACCGCGATGGTGATCTTCGCCAAGCGCGTCGCGCACATGGTCAACGTCTCCGGCGTCGTCGACCCCGACGGCAACCAGGTCGTCTACGCGGTCACCGGCGAGCTGTTCTTCGCCTCCTCCAACGACCTCGTCTACCAGTTCAACTACAAGGACGACCCGGACGACGTGGTCATCGATCTCTCCGACGCCCACATCTGGGACGCTTCCTCTGTGGCCGCTCTGGACGCGGTCGAGACCAAGTACGCCCAGCGGGGCAAGAAGGTCACGATCATCGGCCTGAACAAGCCCAGCGCCGACATGCACGGGCGCCTTGCCGGACAGCTGACCGGCAGCCACTGA
- a CDS encoding DUF427 domain-containing protein — MLRAVWNNAVIAEADRTVIVEGNHYFPPESLHRQYFTQSRTRSLCFWKGLARYYTVTVDGVVNPDAAWYYPHPSPLARRIKNHVAFWQGITVEGEPEATP; from the coding sequence ATGCTGCGGGCTGTATGGAACAACGCGGTGATCGCGGAAGCGGACCGCACGGTGATCGTCGAGGGCAACCACTACTTCCCGCCCGAATCTCTGCACCGCCAGTACTTCACCCAGAGCCGAACGCGGTCGCTGTGCTTCTGGAAGGGACTGGCCCGGTACTACACCGTCACCGTGGACGGCGTGGTGAACCCGGATGCGGCCTGGTACTACCCGCACCCGAGCCCGCTGGCCCGCCGGATCAAGAACCATGTCGCGTTCTGGCAGGGCATCACTGTCGAGGGCGAGCCGGAGGCCACGCCGTGA
- a CDS encoding NfeD family protein: MSVAQAPSVLVTRVDGTITPVVADHLKEGLHLAESEQHAAYVIEVDTPGGLLQSTREIVQDFLASDVPVVVYVTPSGARAASAGAYIALSAHVAAMAPGTHIGAGTPVTGQGEEASDKVVNDAVAFAVSIAEQRGRNTDFARDMVRDGAAVSDREAVRSDVVDLVTPSREGLLTELDGRRVVVGPEGGEHEVVLHTAGARTVEHDLGFFGEVRQLLASPELAFLFLSIGTLAVIYELASPGMGFAGAIGVVLLVLGFVALSVLPFHVGGLLLLILAAALFAAEVLTPGVGVFAAGGTVALVFAGILLFRGELGVDPAVLWPTAVVVGGGSLLAGRLAWRARRAPATTGHEGLLGREAVVRRIDGDTGQVLLEGAWWTVRGRAAPVTAGQHVRVVAIDGLDLIVDSAEIRDGPHIGQEDGS; the protein is encoded by the coding sequence GTGAGCGTGGCGCAGGCGCCGAGTGTGCTGGTCACACGGGTCGACGGCACCATCACTCCCGTTGTCGCCGATCATCTGAAGGAGGGGCTTCACCTCGCCGAGAGTGAGCAGCACGCGGCCTATGTGATCGAGGTGGACACCCCTGGCGGGCTGCTGCAGTCCACCCGGGAGATCGTGCAGGACTTTCTCGCGTCGGACGTCCCGGTCGTCGTGTACGTGACCCCGTCCGGTGCTCGCGCGGCGTCGGCCGGCGCGTACATCGCGCTGTCCGCGCACGTCGCGGCCATGGCGCCCGGCACCCACATCGGGGCCGGCACACCCGTGACCGGTCAGGGCGAGGAGGCGAGCGACAAGGTCGTCAACGACGCCGTCGCATTCGCCGTGTCGATCGCCGAGCAACGGGGCAGGAACACGGACTTCGCCCGGGACATGGTGCGCGACGGCGCGGCCGTCTCCGACCGGGAGGCTGTACGCAGCGACGTGGTCGATCTCGTGACGCCGTCACGCGAGGGCCTGCTCACCGAGTTGGACGGCCGCCGGGTCGTCGTGGGTCCGGAGGGTGGCGAGCACGAGGTCGTTCTGCACACCGCGGGTGCCCGGACGGTGGAGCACGATCTCGGCTTCTTCGGTGAGGTGCGGCAGCTGCTGGCCAGCCCGGAGCTGGCGTTCCTCTTCCTCTCGATCGGGACTCTGGCCGTGATCTACGAGCTGGCGAGCCCCGGGATGGGATTCGCCGGTGCGATCGGGGTCGTCCTGCTCGTGCTCGGATTCGTCGCCCTGAGCGTGCTGCCCTTCCACGTCGGTGGCCTGCTCCTGCTGATCCTTGCCGCCGCCCTGTTCGCCGCAGAAGTGCTCACGCCCGGAGTCGGTGTCTTCGCCGCTGGCGGGACGGTGGCCCTGGTGTTCGCCGGGATCCTGCTCTTCCGCGGTGAGCTGGGCGTTGACCCGGCCGTGCTGTGGCCGACCGCCGTGGTCGTCGGCGGCGGCTCCCTGCTCGCCGGACGGCTGGCCTGGCGGGCCCGGCGGGCCCCGGCGACCACCGGACACGAAGGTCTGCTGGGCCGCGAGGCCGTCGTGCGCCGGATCGACGGCGACACCGGCCAGGTACTGCTCGAAGGCGCGTGGTGGACCGTCCGCGGCCGAGCCGCGCCCGTCACCGCCGGGCAACACGTCCGCGTCGTGGCCATCGACGGTCTCGACCTGATCGTCGACAGCGCCGAGATCCGCGACGGCCCGCACATCGGACAGGAGGACGGATCATGA
- a CDS encoding slipin family protein, giving the protein MNSGLVGIIIGAVVLLMLLMAAVKIVPEYERGVIFRLGRIIGAKGPGLFVIIPVVDRMVRVSLRTVTMDIPPQDVITKDNVTVRVNAVTYFNVVDPNRSVVAIEDHIKGTSQIAQTTLRSILGQIDLDELLINRDEINQRLQRIIDDVTNPWGVKVTLVEVKDVELPEAMRRAMARQAESERDRRAKVIHAKGEYEAAETLADAADRLEGHPAALHLRILSTMAEISAERNSTLIFPLPMEIFRLVDMLRQPQNAVGGEKT; this is encoded by the coding sequence ATGAACTCAGGACTGGTCGGCATCATCATCGGCGCGGTCGTGCTGCTCATGCTGCTGATGGCCGCCGTGAAGATCGTGCCCGAGTACGAGCGCGGGGTGATCTTCCGTCTCGGACGGATCATCGGCGCCAAAGGGCCGGGGCTGTTCGTCATCATTCCCGTTGTCGACCGCATGGTCCGCGTCTCCCTGCGGACCGTGACGATGGACATCCCGCCGCAGGACGTGATCACCAAGGACAACGTCACGGTACGGGTCAACGCCGTGACGTACTTCAACGTCGTCGACCCCAACCGCTCGGTCGTGGCGATCGAGGACCATATCAAGGGCACCTCGCAGATCGCCCAGACGACACTGCGCAGCATCCTCGGGCAGATCGATCTCGACGAACTGCTGATCAACCGGGACGAGATCAACCAGCGGCTGCAGCGCATCATCGACGACGTCACCAACCCGTGGGGCGTCAAGGTGACCCTCGTCGAGGTCAAGGACGTCGAACTGCCCGAAGCAATGCGGCGCGCCATGGCGCGCCAGGCCGAGTCCGAACGCGACCGGCGGGCCAAGGTCATCCACGCCAAGGGCGAGTACGAGGCGGCCGAGACGCTGGCGGACGCCGCGGACCGTCTCGAAGGCCATCCCGCGGCCCTTCACCTGCGGATCCTGTCCACGATGGCCGAGATCTCCGCCGAGCGGAACTCCACTCTCATCTTCCCGCTGCCGATGGAGATCTTCCGTCTCGTCGACATGCTTCGACAGCCCCAAAACGCCGTCGGTGGGGAGAAGACGTAG
- a CDS encoding SPFH domain-containing protein produces the protein MDPVVVLTLVAAIVVVFLVASSVRIVPQARRYNIERFGRYRRTLQPGLNLVLPVADRINTKLDVREQVYSSDPRPVITEDNLVVNIDTVLYYQITDPRSAAYEVADYLQAIDQLTVTTLRNVIGSMDLEETLTSREEINSRLRAVLDDATGKWGIRVNRVEIKAIDPPHTIKEAMEKQMRAERDKRAAILHAEGERQAKILTAEGTKQKDILEAQGTQQAMILRADGEAKAVELVFQAVHRNNADPKILAYKYLETLPHLASSDNNTFWVIPGELTEAVRTVTQAFGDQSTAGPPKTGQPEEAATADADDTSHESRIPELDAGSSVSLDAAAAADEAEKQAAAAVSDAKAEAEAAMSPQTPRRGQTSGD, from the coding sequence GTGGATCCAGTTGTCGTCCTTACTCTCGTGGCGGCCATTGTTGTCGTCTTCCTCGTGGCCTCCAGCGTGCGGATCGTCCCGCAGGCGCGCCGCTACAACATCGAGCGGTTCGGCAGATACCGCCGGACGCTGCAACCCGGCCTGAACCTGGTTCTGCCGGTGGCGGACCGCATCAACACCAAGCTCGACGTGCGCGAGCAGGTCTATTCGTCCGACCCCAGGCCGGTGATCACCGAGGACAACCTCGTGGTGAACATCGACACCGTCCTCTACTACCAGATCACCGACCCGCGGTCGGCGGCCTACGAAGTCGCCGATTACCTGCAGGCCATCGACCAGCTCACCGTGACCACACTGCGCAACGTCATCGGCAGCATGGACCTGGAGGAGACGCTCACCTCGCGTGAGGAGATCAACTCCCGGCTCCGCGCCGTCCTCGACGATGCCACCGGCAAGTGGGGCATCCGGGTCAACCGCGTCGAGATCAAGGCCATCGATCCACCGCACACCATCAAGGAAGCGATGGAGAAGCAGATGCGGGCCGAGCGTGACAAGCGCGCGGCCATCCTGCACGCCGAAGGGGAGCGGCAAGCCAAGATCCTCACAGCGGAAGGTACGAAGCAGAAGGACATCCTGGAGGCGCAGGGCACCCAACAAGCCATGATCCTGCGGGCGGACGGCGAGGCAAAGGCGGTGGAACTGGTCTTCCAGGCCGTCCATCGCAACAACGCCGACCCGAAGATCCTGGCCTACAAGTACCTAGAGACGCTCCCGCACTTGGCGAGCAGCGACAACAACACGTTCTGGGTGATCCCGGGGGAGCTGACCGAGGCAGTCCGGACCGTCACCCAGGCGTTCGGTGACCAGTCCACGGCGGGACCTCCCAAAACTGGGCAACCTGAGGAAGCAGCCACCGCCGACGCCGACGACACCTCGCACGAAAGCCGGATTCCGGAGCTCGATGCAGGCTCGTCGGTTTCGCTCGATGCCGCCGCGGCTGCTGACGAGGCCGAGAAGCAGGCCGCCGCAGCGGTGAGCGACGCCAAGGCGGAGGCCGAGGCTGCGATGTCGCCCCAGACGCCGCGTCGGGGGCAGACGTCCGGCGATTGA
- the nhaA gene encoding Na+/H+ antiporter NhaA: MPHRNSRPRTFLGRLPLPEYTFVAKALRTETVGGILLLAAAAVALLWANTPLRASYEEVRDVHFGIPALGLDLSVAHWTADGLLAIFFFVAGAELKRELVVGELRDPKAATVPVVAAVSGMLVPALVYGIVATSMGGTWNGWAVPMATDIAFALGVLAVIDTHLPSALRAFLLTLAIVDDLGAILVIALFYTSTINVPALVGAVLGLGLFFHLHDQRRVHGWYWYIPLALVIWGLTYASGVHATVAGVAMGLLLRVAKDGEAGRRPAEHIAHLVRPVSAGVAVPLFALFAAGVSVSGDTLGTVVTSPEPLGVALGLAAGKVLGIFGGTYLAIRFTRAQLGPGLALADVLALAMLAGIGFTVSLLIGELAYPDPADQEHIKAAVLLGSLTAALLACLLLRVRNNRYRQLYEAETADVDADGIPDIYQFDTAWEQQRNPAPKPPNPDRPHRSGGPEDPPDEE, translated from the coding sequence ATGCCTCACCGCAACAGCAGGCCCCGCACCTTCCTCGGCCGTCTTCCCCTGCCGGAATACACCTTCGTGGCGAAGGCTCTGCGCACGGAGACCGTCGGCGGCATCCTGCTGCTCGCCGCGGCTGCGGTGGCGCTGCTGTGGGCGAACACACCGCTGAGAGCCTCCTATGAGGAGGTACGGGACGTCCACTTCGGTATTCCGGCACTGGGCCTTGACCTCTCCGTTGCCCACTGGACGGCAGACGGGCTGCTGGCGATCTTCTTCTTCGTCGCCGGCGCCGAGCTGAAACGCGAGCTGGTGGTCGGAGAGCTACGAGACCCCAAGGCGGCGACCGTGCCGGTGGTCGCGGCAGTCAGCGGCATGCTCGTCCCCGCGCTCGTCTACGGCATCGTCGCCACGTCCATGGGCGGGACCTGGAACGGGTGGGCCGTCCCCATGGCCACCGACATCGCCTTCGCCCTGGGCGTGCTCGCGGTGATCGACACCCATCTGCCCTCCGCGCTGCGTGCCTTTCTGCTGACCCTTGCGATCGTCGACGACCTGGGCGCCATTCTCGTCATCGCTCTCTTCTACACGTCGACGATCAACGTGCCGGCCCTTGTCGGCGCGGTGCTCGGGCTCGGTCTGTTCTTCCACCTGCACGACCAGAGGCGGGTGCACGGCTGGTACTGGTACATCCCGCTGGCCTTGGTGATCTGGGGCCTGACCTACGCCAGTGGCGTCCACGCCACCGTGGCCGGAGTCGCCATGGGGCTGCTGCTGCGTGTGGCGAAGGACGGAGAAGCGGGCCGCCGACCGGCCGAGCACATCGCCCACCTGGTCCGGCCCGTCTCCGCAGGAGTGGCCGTCCCGCTCTTCGCCCTGTTCGCGGCCGGAGTGAGCGTATCGGGCGACACGCTGGGAACCGTGGTCACCAGCCCGGAGCCACTCGGCGTGGCACTGGGGCTCGCGGCGGGAAAGGTGCTGGGCATCTTCGGCGGCACGTACCTGGCCATCCGCTTCACCCGCGCACAACTCGGCCCGGGACTCGCGCTGGCCGACGTGCTCGCCCTGGCCATGCTCGCCGGAATCGGCTTCACCGTCTCGCTGCTCATCGGCGAACTGGCCTACCCCGATCCGGCGGACCAAGAGCACATCAAGGCCGCCGTCCTCCTCGGATCACTGACCGCAGCGCTACTGGCATGCCTCCTGCTGAGAGTGCGAAACAACCGGTACCGACAGCTGTACGAGGCGGAGACGGCCGACGTGGACGCCGACGGCATCCCCGACATCTACCAGTTCGACACCGCATGGGAACAGCAGCGCAACCCAGCCCCCAAGCCCCCGAACCCAGACCGCCCTCACCGAAGCGGCGGCCCCGAAGACCCACCCGACGAGGAATGA